The following proteins are encoded in a genomic region of Bacillus sp. FJAT-22090:
- the fdrA gene encoding acyl-CoA synthetase FdrA, translating to MTVQVVIKANTYFDSVSLMSLSTKANQIEGVEQAIIAMGTEMNKEVIRNVGLITPEVEAAKTSDLMIVVKGENEEVCESAFESIEELLTKKNTNNKGTSEIKYSTIKSAAEHIPEANIAVIAVNGAYAPREAKKALENNLHVMMFSDNVSIEDEIELKSIAHEKGLLMMGPDCGTAIIGNIALCFANAVRKGNIGIVGASGTGSQEISVRIHEFGGGITQLIGTGGRDLSEEVGGIMMLDGIKALEEDEATKVIVLVSKPPAPSVEEKVLEQIKLCTKPVVVWFVGGDEEKVTKAGGHFAKMSKEAALKAVLLAGADESKLNKRALNLPLIEEVRTKLKPEQKYIRGLFSGGTLCDEAMHIAMEKFDDVYSNIQRDAEFRLKDIKVSQSHTFIDFGDDQFTQGKPHPMIDPSTRIERFIQEAKDPSVGVIVMDFVLGFGAHEDPVGAMLPAIIEAKQLAENEGRHLEIIGYILGTELDSQNIEGQINKLLAAGATHASSSQNAGLLAREFVVKGE from the coding sequence ATGACTGTTCAAGTTGTAATAAAAGCAAATACGTATTTCGATTCTGTATCTTTAATGTCTCTATCGACAAAAGCAAACCAAATAGAAGGCGTTGAACAAGCCATCATTGCAATGGGTACTGAAATGAATAAAGAGGTAATTAGAAATGTTGGTCTAATAACGCCAGAAGTGGAAGCTGCAAAAACGAGTGATCTAATGATCGTCGTCAAAGGTGAAAACGAGGAAGTTTGTGAAAGCGCTTTCGAAAGTATAGAGGAATTATTAACAAAGAAAAACACAAATAACAAAGGTACGAGCGAAATAAAATATTCCACTATTAAATCAGCTGCAGAACATATACCTGAAGCAAATATAGCTGTGATTGCTGTTAATGGGGCTTATGCACCTAGAGAAGCGAAAAAGGCATTAGAAAATAATCTTCACGTTATGATGTTCAGCGATAATGTTTCGATTGAAGATGAGATTGAGTTAAAGTCTATCGCACATGAAAAAGGGCTACTAATGATGGGGCCAGACTGTGGAACTGCAATTATCGGAAATATTGCACTTTGTTTTGCGAATGCAGTAAGAAAAGGAAATATCGGGATTGTTGGTGCATCAGGAACTGGTAGCCAAGAAATAAGTGTTCGAATCCATGAATTTGGAGGAGGTATTACACAACTGATTGGAACAGGGGGCCGCGATCTAAGTGAAGAAGTTGGCGGTATTATGATGCTTGATGGTATAAAAGCCCTTGAAGAAGATGAAGCGACAAAGGTGATTGTCCTTGTATCGAAACCGCCTGCGCCAAGTGTAGAAGAAAAAGTGCTGGAACAAATCAAACTTTGTACGAAGCCAGTGGTTGTTTGGTTTGTTGGAGGAGATGAAGAGAAGGTAACAAAGGCTGGAGGACATTTTGCAAAAATGTCTAAAGAGGCAGCTTTAAAAGCAGTTCTACTTGCGGGTGCAGACGAAAGCAAGCTAAATAAACGTGCACTAAATCTCCCTCTTATCGAAGAGGTTCGCACCAAGTTAAAGCCTGAGCAAAAGTATATTCGTGGCTTATTTAGTGGAGGAACTCTTTGCGATGAAGCAATGCATATCGCTATGGAAAAATTTGATGACGTTTATAGCAATATTCAAAGAGATGCAGAGTTCCGTTTAAAAGATATTAAAGTTAGCCAATCGCATACATTTATTGATTTTGGGGACGATCAGTTTACACAAGGTAAACCACACCCAATGATAGACCCATCTACTCGTATAGAACGTTTTATCCAAGAAGCGAAAGACCCTTCAGTTGGCGTTATTGTAATGGACTTTGTTTTAGGCTTCGGTGCTCATGAGGATCCAGTAGGAGCAATGCTTCCCGCAATCATTGAGGCAAAACAGTTAGCAGAGAATGAAGGAAGACATCTAGAAATTATTGGATATATTTTAGGGACGGAATTAGACAGTCAAAATATAGAGGGCCAAATAAACAAATTATTAGCTGCAGGTGCAACCCACGCTAGTAGTAGCCAAAACGCTGGATTATTGGCAAGAGAATTTGTTGTGAAAGGAGAATAA
- a CDS encoding DUF1116 domain-containing protein — MSRINELFNEKLHVINVGIESFKDDMLKQNAAVTHLEWMPPGRGNPDIIAALDQLEEPSIAEKIDAANKIAVERIINSQPVLIGFDQAINVVPGMTKKTILHAGPPITWDKMNGPMKGAVTGALVFEGLAKDIEEAAELAASGEITFSPCHEHNCVGSMAGVTSASMFMHIVENKTYGNIAFTNLSEQLSKILRMGANDESVINRLNWMRDVLGPMLRDAMKLNPNGIDLRLMLAQALHMGDECHNRNVAGTTLLIQALTPYLIQTDFTTEQKKEVFDFVASSDYFSGPTWMALCKCALDAAHGIENSTIVTTMARNGVEFGIRVSGMAGNTWFTGPAQKVIGPMFAGYKPEDSGLDIGDSAITETYGIGGFAMATAPAIVALVGGTVDDAIGFSTQMKEITTTENQNVTIPLLNFMGIPTGIDVQKVIQTGIMPIINTAIAHKDAGIGMIGAGITNPPMEAFEKAIIALSESVK, encoded by the coding sequence ATGAGTAGAATAAATGAGCTTTTTAATGAAAAATTACATGTTATTAACGTGGGAATCGAATCTTTTAAGGATGATATGCTAAAGCAAAATGCTGCTGTTACACATTTAGAATGGATGCCACCAGGTAGAGGGAATCCTGATATAATTGCTGCTCTTGATCAGTTAGAAGAACCAAGCATAGCCGAAAAAATTGATGCTGCAAACAAAATTGCGGTAGAAAGAATTATTAACTCACAACCTGTATTGATAGGTTTTGACCAAGCGATCAATGTAGTGCCTGGTATGACGAAAAAGACTATTTTACATGCAGGACCACCAATTACATGGGACAAAATGAATGGACCAATGAAAGGTGCAGTTACAGGAGCATTGGTGTTTGAAGGTTTAGCAAAAGATATTGAGGAAGCAGCGGAACTAGCAGCTTCAGGAGAAATTACTTTCTCTCCTTGTCATGAACATAACTGTGTAGGTTCAATGGCTGGGGTTACTTCTGCATCGATGTTTATGCACATTGTTGAAAATAAAACATATGGAAATATTGCCTTCACTAATTTAAGTGAGCAATTGTCTAAAATTCTTCGTATGGGCGCAAACGATGAGAGTGTTATTAACCGTCTAAATTGGATGCGCGATGTATTAGGTCCAATGTTAAGAGACGCAATGAAGTTAAATCCTAATGGAATTGACTTACGATTAATGTTGGCACAAGCACTCCATATGGGAGATGAGTGTCATAACCGTAATGTTGCAGGGACTACATTACTTATTCAAGCGTTAACTCCTTATCTTATTCAAACGGATTTCACTACAGAACAGAAGAAAGAAGTATTTGATTTTGTAGCTAGCAGTGATTACTTTTCTGGTCCTACGTGGATGGCATTATGTAAATGTGCACTTGATGCAGCACATGGTATTGAAAACAGCACAATTGTTACTACGATGGCTCGTAACGGAGTGGAATTTGGTATTCGCGTTAGTGGAATGGCAGGTAACACGTGGTTTACAGGTCCAGCTCAAAAAGTAATTGGACCGATGTTTGCTGGATATAAACCAGAGGATTCCGGTTTAGATATTGGTGATAGTGCAATTACAGAGACTTATGGAATTGGCGGATTTGCAATGGCAACAGCACCAGCTATTGTTGCACTCGTAGGTGGAACGGTTGACGATGCTATTGGTTTTTCAACTCAAATGAAGGAAATCACAACAACTGAAAACCAAAACGTCACAATTCCCTTATTAAACTTCATGGGTATTCCGACTGGAATCGATGTCCAAAAAGTAATTCAAACAGGTATTATGCCAATCATTAACACTGCGATTGCTCATAAAGACGCAGGAATTGGAATGATCGGTGCTGGTATTACGAATCCACCAATGGAAGCATTTGAAAAGGCAATAATAGCTTTAAGTGAAAGCGTTAAGTAA
- a CDS encoding ankyrin repeat domain-containing protein → MVNYAFNIELLKAAELGDLAEIEQLLSDGASVDFKDEAGRTALMAATQKNQIAAAKMLIEAGSDVNTRDITQLSPFICSAANGFHEILRMMIDGGADLTSVNRFGGTALLPSSEKGYWKTVQICLDAGVPVNHVNNLGWSALLEAVILGNGGRLYADIIQTLVDAGADVHLVDHDGKSSVQHAIELNQHKVVRILAKDWKEDSQFISKAKSLAKLDKYEEALNEMNAALAMDDQNTDYLYYKGYFLQELKRYEEALDEYNKALAITPNDLDFYFYTANCLRLWKKPEEALGEYDKACAINPTETFYRYHKSNYLRELGRHEEAVIEMNELLALQPNRYDFSFHQANSLRSLGKHQEAIEAIENAIKNDPTNPLYHSHKEQSIELLRKTGNSSF, encoded by the coding sequence ATGGTGAATTATGCCTTTAACATAGAACTTTTAAAAGCCGCTGAATTAGGTGATCTTGCTGAAATCGAACAGTTATTAAGTGATGGAGCAAGTGTTGATTTCAAAGATGAAGCGGGACGTACTGCTTTAATGGCAGCTACACAGAAAAATCAGATTGCAGCTGCAAAGATGTTAATAGAAGCAGGGAGTGATGTAAATACGAGGGATATTACACAACTCTCTCCATTTATTTGCTCAGCAGCAAATGGTTTTCACGAGATTTTGCGAATGATGATTGACGGAGGAGCAGATTTAACGAGCGTTAATCGTTTTGGTGGGACGGCATTATTACCTTCGAGTGAAAAAGGATATTGGAAAACGGTACAAATCTGTTTAGATGCTGGTGTACCTGTGAATCATGTGAACAATTTAGGATGGTCTGCCCTACTTGAGGCGGTTATTTTAGGGAATGGAGGGCGTTTATACGCTGATATCATTCAAACGCTTGTTGATGCAGGTGCGGATGTGCATTTAGTAGACCATGACGGAAAATCATCTGTCCAACATGCGATAGAGCTAAATCAACATAAAGTAGTTCGTATTTTGGCAAAAGACTGGAAAGAAGATTCTCAGTTCATCTCTAAAGCTAAGTCACTTGCTAAACTAGACAAATATGAAGAGGCACTTAATGAAATGAATGCTGCGCTTGCCATGGACGATCAAAATACGGATTACCTTTATTACAAAGGATATTTTCTACAAGAGTTAAAGCGATATGAAGAAGCGCTTGATGAGTACAATAAAGCATTAGCGATTACTCCGAATGATTTAGATTTTTATTTTTATACAGCAAACTGTTTGAGATTGTGGAAAAAGCCAGAGGAAGCATTAGGTGAATATGATAAAGCTTGTGCAATTAATCCAACTGAGACGTTTTATCGTTACCATAAATCAAATTATTTAAGAGAGCTAGGAAGGCATGAAGAAGCGGTTATCGAAATGAATGAGCTTCTAGCACTTCAACCAAATAGATATGATTTTTCCTTCCATCAAGCAAACAGTCTAAGATCGTTAGGAAAACATCAAGAAGCAATTGAAGCCATCGAGAATGCTATAAAGAATGATCCAACGAATCCTTTGTACCATTCACACAAAGAACAATCGATTGAATTACTAAGAAAGACAGGTAATTCATCGTTTTAG
- the arcC gene encoding carbamate kinase: MGEVTIVAIGGNALVKENGRDSIQDQLEAVQETVVHIADMVEQGYKVVVTHGNGPQVGFGLRRSEIANEVAGMPMIPLVNCVADTQGGIGYQIEQALINEFAKRGINKKVATIITQVEVSPKDPNFQNPTKPVGSFFTLEQSESMKKEHPEWHFIEDSGRGYRRVVPSPRPIDIVEKDAIKLLIESDYVVIAAGGGGIPVVKSANNTYEGIDAVIDKDFATSLLAEQIEAETLIITTGVSSVYINFGKPNQQVLETVTVEETKQYAQENQFPAGSMLPKIEASLSFLAHKGKRVIITNPESLKEAINEKAGTHIIH, translated from the coding sequence GTGGGGGAAGTAACAATCGTTGCCATAGGAGGCAATGCGTTAGTGAAAGAAAATGGTAGGGATTCCATTCAAGATCAATTGGAGGCAGTTCAAGAAACTGTCGTCCATATTGCTGACATGGTTGAGCAAGGCTACAAGGTGGTTGTTACTCATGGTAATGGTCCTCAAGTAGGTTTTGGGCTTAGAAGATCTGAGATAGCAAATGAAGTAGCGGGTATGCCAATGATCCCTCTAGTTAACTGTGTGGCAGATACACAAGGCGGAATTGGATACCAGATTGAACAGGCATTGATCAATGAATTTGCAAAAAGAGGTATTAATAAAAAAGTCGCAACCATTATCACTCAGGTAGAAGTAAGCCCGAAGGATCCAAATTTTCAAAACCCAACAAAACCAGTAGGATCGTTCTTTACACTTGAACAATCCGAATCAATGAAAAAGGAACATCCTGAATGGCATTTCATAGAGGATTCTGGTCGTGGGTACAGAAGAGTCGTTCCATCGCCAAGGCCTATTGATATTGTGGAAAAAGATGCTATAAAGCTATTAATTGAATCAGATTATGTAGTTATCGCAGCAGGTGGTGGGGGAATTCCTGTTGTAAAATCAGCGAATAATACGTATGAGGGAATAGATGCAGTAATTGATAAGGATTTTGCAACAAGCCTTCTTGCAGAACAAATTGAAGCAGAAACTTTAATAATTACAACAGGAGTTTCAAGTGTTTATATAAACTTTGGTAAACCAAATCAACAAGTTTTAGAAACTGTAACGGTGGAGGAAACAAAACAGTATGCTCAAGAAAATCAATTTCCGGCTGGGAGTATGCTACCGAAAATTGAGGCGAGCTTAAGTTTCTTAGCACATAAAGGAAAAAGGGTTATTATTACAAATCCAGAAAGCTTGAAAGAAGCAATTAATGAAAAAGCAGGTACTCATATAATCCATTAA
- a CDS encoding cytosine permease, whose amino-acid sequence MAQAKIEENYDKYQSYGYAEDLLPKKPDQRDWGMSNYVTLWMGAVHNIMSYMTVAGFFILGLNTKQVLLAVMLSAIIVSTFYVLNGYSASKYGLPFTMLLRDSFGVKGAIIPALCRGLIAGVVFFGTTTVVGAESLNVIFSRFFPDYMNLGGDFNILGLTLPTMISYLILWTVTVLLFLGGMSFLGKFGNWSSPVVYIFIVGAAVWAINIAGGFGPIMDYVPANPNASIFVFIACVSALVSNWAGPVVNMADFTHRAKSPRDMMIGLPLGFMLSYVLFAITCVALIAGTEIAFGEPIFNIVHALDKMDSTFAVVVLILALNVGAIAFVVYANLLPSGLQMSALFPKLFTVKSAGILTAIVGTLILPWKLVESASTLFYFYSFIGSIFGPIAGIMLSSFFIHRKRVLNLDNIYVPQESNGEYKNGYNPVAMVVLAISFILPMSGAFLKSVPFLVKMNEFAFFSGLIVSFILYTIFSTTLKQNLEK is encoded by the coding sequence ATGGCTCAAGCAAAAATAGAAGAGAATTACGACAAATATCAGTCCTACGGTTATGCGGAAGATCTACTTCCTAAAAAGCCAGACCAAAGGGATTGGGGTATGTCTAACTACGTTACACTTTGGATGGGTGCAGTTCATAATATTATGTCTTATATGACAGTAGCGGGATTTTTTATTCTCGGTCTTAATACAAAACAAGTTCTATTAGCTGTTATGTTATCTGCTATTATTGTTTCCACATTTTATGTATTAAATGGTTATTCGGCATCCAAATATGGACTTCCATTTACCATGTTGCTAAGAGATTCATTCGGTGTGAAAGGTGCAATAATACCAGCATTATGTAGAGGGTTGATTGCTGGTGTAGTATTTTTTGGAACAACTACTGTAGTTGGGGCTGAATCATTAAATGTTATATTCTCGAGATTTTTCCCTGACTATATGAATCTAGGTGGAGATTTTAATATTCTCGGTTTAACCTTACCGACAATGATATCGTATTTAATTCTTTGGACTGTTACAGTTCTTTTATTCTTAGGTGGGATGAGTTTTCTAGGTAAGTTTGGTAATTGGTCTTCACCTGTTGTGTACATATTTATCGTTGGAGCAGCAGTATGGGCTATTAATATAGCTGGTGGTTTTGGTCCAATTATGGATTACGTTCCGGCAAATCCTAACGCCAGTATTTTCGTGTTTATTGCCTGTGTCAGTGCATTAGTTTCAAATTGGGCTGGCCCAGTAGTAAATATGGCTGATTTCACTCATCGAGCTAAATCACCAAGAGATATGATGATAGGTTTACCTTTAGGATTTATGTTATCTTATGTGCTTTTCGCGATTACTTGTGTTGCTTTAATAGCAGGTACGGAAATTGCTTTTGGAGAGCCAATTTTCAATATCGTACATGCACTTGATAAGATGGACAGCACATTTGCAGTTGTTGTATTAATATTAGCTCTTAATGTTGGAGCAATAGCTTTCGTTGTATATGCAAACTTACTTCCATCTGGATTACAAATGTCAGCTCTCTTCCCAAAATTATTTACTGTAAAATCAGCAGGGATATTAACTGCGATCGTTGGTACATTAATTTTACCTTGGAAGCTTGTAGAAAGTGCTTCTACTTTATTTTACTTCTATAGCTTTATCGGTTCGATATTTGGTCCAATAGCTGGTATCATGCTATCTAGTTTTTTCATTCATAGAAAGAGAGTGCTAAATCTTGATAATATCTATGTGCCTCAAGAAAGTAATGGGGAATACAAGAATGGTTATAATCCGGTAGCAATGGTTGTTTTAGCAATTAGCTTCATCCTTCCAATGTCTGGTGCTTTTCTAAAGAGTGTACCATTTTTAGTTAAAATGAATGAATTTGCATTCTTTAGTGGATTAATCGTTTCATTTATCTTATATACAATTTTTAGTACAACACTGAAGCAAAATTTAGAAAAATAA
- a CDS encoding nucleoside deaminase → MDYMKMAVDATIEGMDKRYGGPFGATIVRGDEVVAAVSNTMMKDTDPSAHAEMVAIRVACEKLGTMDLSDCVIYATCEPCPMCMGAIIWSGVKEVHYCSTRDDASKNGFSDMHLRDYLSGKDESVVNMIKVDDREDCDYLWEHFHNLTKEKTNM, encoded by the coding sequence ATGGATTATATGAAAATGGCTGTAGACGCAACAATTGAAGGAATGGATAAAAGGTATGGAGGACCTTTTGGGGCAACCATTGTTAGAGGTGATGAGGTTGTTGCGGCAGTAAGTAACACGATGATGAAGGACACAGATCCTTCAGCACATGCGGAAATGGTTGCAATAAGAGTAGCTTGTGAAAAGTTAGGCACAATGGATTTATCGGATTGCGTCATCTATGCAACTTGCGAGCCGTGCCCTATGTGCATGGGAGCAATCATTTGGTCGGGTGTGAAAGAAGTGCATTATTGCAGTACGAGAGATGATGCTAGTAAAAATGGATTTTCTGACATGCATTTAAGAGATTATTTGTCTGGTAAAGATGAAAGTGTAGTAAATATGATTAAAGTGGATGATCGAGAAGACTGTGATTACCTATGGGAGCATTTTCATAATTTAACGAAAGAAAAAACGAATATGTAA
- a CDS encoding alpha/beta hydrolase, whose product MFKQTVVYKKDNHFTLEADYYRTTQSNAPVVIYIHGGGLLWGMKEELSEEMIQLYTSNGYGLFSINYRLAPETKLPEILEDIEDAIQWIQSEGPNLFSINPKKIALVGSSAGAFLALNAGTFKNKPLAIISFYGYGDISAEWAICPNSYYLQKDLVTKEMIKDFITNEVKTEASVEERFLLYLYARQTGEWIHQITGCYPTNNEELSRYSPIFHVTESYPPTLFLHGTNDKDVPYLQSVFMRAALIKENVRTRLITISNGEHVFEKDFHNPAVQLALKEMFEFLHTHLVDKT is encoded by the coding sequence TTGTTTAAACAAACAGTCGTTTACAAAAAGGATAATCATTTTACATTAGAAGCAGATTATTATAGAACTACCCAATCTAATGCCCCGGTTGTTATATATATTCATGGTGGTGGATTACTTTGGGGAATGAAGGAAGAACTTAGTGAAGAAATGATTCAACTATATACGAGTAATGGATATGGATTATTTTCTATTAATTATAGACTAGCTCCTGAAACAAAACTACCAGAGATTTTAGAAGATATAGAAGATGCAATTCAATGGATCCAATCCGAAGGACCGAATCTGTTTTCTATTAACCCTAAAAAGATTGCCTTAGTTGGAAGCTCGGCTGGTGCCTTTCTCGCACTTAATGCAGGAACTTTTAAAAACAAACCACTAGCAATCATTTCTTTTTATGGCTATGGAGATATTAGTGCTGAGTGGGCAATTTGTCCAAATAGCTATTATCTTCAAAAAGACTTGGTAACGAAAGAAATGATTAAAGATTTCATAACTAATGAAGTAAAGACAGAAGCATCCGTAGAAGAACGCTTTCTATTATATTTATACGCTAGACAAACAGGGGAATGGATTCATCAAATCACCGGCTGTTATCCAACTAATAATGAAGAGCTATCAAGATATAGCCCTATTTTTCATGTGACAGAAAGCTATCCACCAACATTATTTTTACATGGAACAAATGACAAAGATGTCCCATACTTACAATCGGTATTTATGAGAGCTGCATTAATAAAAGAAAATGTTAGAACAAGATTAATTACAATTTCAAATGGAGAGCATGTATTTGAAAAAGATTTTCACAATCCAGCTGTTCAACTTGCACTTAAAGAGATGTTTGAATTCCTCCATACTCATTTAGTTGACAAGACGTAA
- a CDS encoding M20 family metallo-hydrolase → MDSKMRYELLFNNINQYNTGDTGITRIAYTNEEQTCTHAFMRMCMAEQLDIRMDPCGNVIARRQGKIDGLPPVVMGSHLDTVYQGGKYDGVVGVTAALEVIRRLNEKKIITDHPIEIISFACEESARFGVSTVGSKAIAGQFDKDRYRNIKDKDGITMEKAFALCALDFNTVDQASRKNEQFKAFFELHIEQGPVLINTGKKIGIVTGIAAPVRLHVKIKGTASHSGTTPMSMRKDALLGASEISLALEKAAKSEEAYGTVATIGVMNVHNGAMNVVPGDVEIKIDIRSTSVDSRQRVLTHLEETIKTVKQNRQLDIESIEISSEDPVLLSEEINDVLRNICEEKNFSNQIMQSGAGHDAMNMAKLCPTGLIFIPSLDGLSHHPNEYTPLDDIMVGIDLLEEVILHYSKSEK, encoded by the coding sequence ATGGATAGTAAAATGAGATACGAGCTACTATTTAACAATATTAACCAATACAACACCGGGGATACGGGTATCACAAGAATTGCTTATACGAATGAAGAGCAAACTTGTACACACGCATTTATGCGTATGTGTATGGCGGAGCAGTTAGATATTAGAATGGATCCATGTGGAAATGTTATTGCAAGAAGGCAAGGTAAAATAGACGGACTTCCACCTGTCGTCATGGGTTCTCATTTGGATACTGTGTATCAAGGTGGAAAATATGATGGGGTAGTTGGAGTCACAGCTGCACTTGAAGTAATTAGACGGTTAAATGAAAAAAAAATTATAACCGATCATCCAATTGAGATAATTTCTTTTGCTTGTGAAGAATCTGCTCGTTTTGGTGTTTCGACAGTAGGCAGTAAAGCAATCGCTGGCCAATTTGATAAAGATAGATATCGAAATATAAAGGACAAAGATGGCATTACGATGGAAAAGGCATTTGCACTATGTGCGCTAGATTTTAATACAGTTGATCAAGCAAGCAGGAAAAACGAACAGTTTAAAGCATTTTTTGAGTTGCATATTGAGCAAGGACCAGTGCTAATAAATACTGGTAAGAAAATTGGTATTGTTACAGGGATAGCAGCACCTGTGCGACTTCATGTGAAAATAAAGGGAACTGCTTCGCATTCAGGAACTACACCTATGAGTATGAGAAAAGATGCCCTTCTTGGGGCATCTGAAATTTCGTTAGCCCTTGAAAAAGCCGCAAAAAGCGAAGAGGCATATGGTACTGTTGCAACGATCGGAGTAATGAATGTTCATAATGGCGCTATGAATGTAGTGCCCGGGGATGTGGAAATTAAAATTGACATACGGTCTACTTCCGTAGATTCAAGACAGAGAGTGCTTACTCATTTAGAGGAGACGATTAAAACAGTAAAACAAAATAGACAGTTGGATATTGAAAGCATTGAGATTAGTTCAGAAGACCCTGTGCTTCTATCAGAGGAAATAAATGATGTCCTGCGTAATATTTGTGAAGAGAAGAATTTCTCCAACCAAATAATGCAAAGTGGTGCTGGGCATGATGCAATGAACATGGCGAAGTTATGTCCGACAGGCCTAATCTTTATCCCATCTTTAGATGGACTTAGTCATCATCCGAATGAGTACACGCCTCTAGATGATATTATGGTTGGCATCGATTTGTTGGAAGAAGTGATTCTTCATTATTCTAAAAGTGAAAAATAA
- a CDS encoding TetR/AcrR family transcriptional regulator, protein MNSENHKTGDRRIRRTKSIFKTHFIRLVREKGYKNVTVTDIVDRADYNRSTFYLYFKDKEDLAEELVTEILDELNKAFRRPFEDTMIVDYKHILPTSNAFFQHIYEQKYFYGLLKMEDTIPGLQEKFLNKFKEIFHAITYINNENKEINLDHFNTYKMYGSYGVILEWIEGGCLKSPEEIADNLLEIFKTKEVLFKFK, encoded by the coding sequence ATGAATTCGGAAAACCATAAAACCGGGGATAGAAGAATTAGAAGAACGAAAAGTATCTTTAAGACGCATTTTATCCGTTTAGTGAGAGAAAAAGGATATAAAAATGTAACAGTAACAGATATAGTGGACCGTGCAGATTATAATAGAAGTACTTTTTACTTGTATTTTAAAGATAAAGAGGATTTGGCTGAAGAATTAGTAACAGAAATATTAGATGAATTAAATAAAGCATTTCGACGTCCCTTTGAAGATACAATGATTGTGGATTATAAACATATTTTGCCTACATCGAATGCTTTTTTTCAACATATATATGAGCAAAAATATTTCTATGGTCTTTTAAAAATGGAGGATACAATCCCAGGGCTTCAAGAGAAATTTTTAAACAAATTTAAAGAAATATTTCATGCAATTACCTATATAAACAATGAAAACAAAGAAATAAATTTGGATCATTTTAATACGTATAAGATGTACGGATCTTATGGCGTAATATTAGAATGGATTGAGGGTGGTTGCCTAAAATCACCAGAAGAAATAGCGGATAATCTTTTAGAAATATTTAAGACAAAAGAAGTTTTGTTTAAGTTTAAATAA
- a CDS encoding GNAT family N-acetyltransferase, whose amino-acid sequence MDNFILSTERLVLRKMNRDDMESLLKIFADQEAMKYYPSTKNEKQTIDWIEWTINNYAKHGLGLWVVEERVSREFLGQCGIVPQEIDGIVEMEIGYLFVRRFWGNGYATEAALACKNYGFEQMRLRKMVSLIDVNNYPSTKVAERIGMKVEKTVHKWGKDVFVYSVSNHKEN is encoded by the coding sequence ATGGATAATTTCATACTGAGTACTGAAAGATTAGTATTGAGGAAAATGAATAGAGATGATATGGAGAGTCTATTGAAAATATTCGCAGACCAAGAAGCAATGAAATATTATCCATCCACGAAAAACGAAAAGCAGACGATTGATTGGATTGAATGGACAATAAATAATTATGCAAAGCACGGATTAGGACTCTGGGTAGTAGAGGAGAGAGTATCTAGGGAGTTTCTTGGACAATGTGGAATTGTTCCTCAAGAAATAGATGGAATAGTTGAAATGGAGATTGGTTATCTGTTTGTTAGACGTTTCTGGGGTAATGGATATGCCACTGAAGCTGCATTAGCTTGCAAAAATTATGGATTCGAACAAATGAGATTAAGGAAGATGGTTTCATTAATTGATGTAAATAATTATCCATCAACTAAAGTTGCTGAACGAATCGGTATGAAAGTAGAAAAGACTGTTCATAAATGGGGGAAAGATGTATTTGTTTACTCTGTATCCAATCATAAAGAAAACTAA
- a CDS encoding twin-arginine translocase TatA/TatE family subunit, with protein MPNIGIPGLILVLIIALVIFGPSKLPQLGRAVGQTLKEFKTSTRDIINDEEKDDNKLEAKETQIEKK; from the coding sequence ATGCCAAATATAGGGATACCAGGTTTAATACTCGTTTTGATTATAGCTCTTGTCATCTTTGGTCCGTCGAAGTTACCTCAATTAGGTAGAGCTGTTGGACAAACATTAAAAGAATTTAAAACTTCTACTCGAGATATTATAAATGATGAAGAAAAAGATGATAACAAGTTAGAAGCGAAAGAAACTCAAATAGAGAAAAAATGA